From Spiroplasma monobiae MQ-1, a single genomic window includes:
- the truB gene encoding tRNA pseudouridine(55) synthase TruB: MNTKSGILLVNKPEGITSNDLIQQVKRKLKVKKIGHAGTLDPLATGLMVVLINQATKISNYLLSSDKSYVVTMKLFVQTDSQDITGNIVEEEDYRKISKSTIKEVVDKYNGYIYDQYPPIYSAVKIDGKKLYEYARKDQEVVIKPRKVTIKECELLDFNQKNGTIKLKVRSSKGTYIRSLVSDIAKDLETIATVSQLERISSGGFLIEDSKTIEEIDESNLIDMYDALMVNEHPLVEYHRVRDIKQGKAITLTGINYPIVFIINDKKEVIAIYKHIAHDLYKCQRGLWDEIPFDQLTEAERNGYYD, encoded by the coding sequence ATGAATACAAAATCAGGAATTTTATTAGTAAACAAACCTGAAGGAATAACTTCAAATGATCTAATTCAACAAGTAAAAAGAAAATTAAAAGTTAAAAAGATTGGTCATGCAGGAACACTTGACCCTTTAGCGACTGGATTAATGGTTGTTTTAATAAACCAAGCTACAAAAATATCTAACTATTTATTAAGTAGTGATAAGAGTTATGTAGTTACAATGAAGTTGTTTGTCCAAACAGATTCTCAAGATATTACAGGAAATATCGTAGAAGAAGAAGACTATAGAAAAATCTCAAAAAGTACTATTAAAGAAGTTGTGGATAAATATAATGGATATATTTATGATCAGTACCCACCAATTTATTCTGCTGTTAAAATTGATGGTAAGAAACTTTATGAATATGCAAGAAAAGATCAAGAAGTAGTAATAAAGCCAAGAAAAGTTACTATTAAAGAGTGTGAGCTTTTAGATTTTAACCAGAAAAATGGAACAATAAAACTTAAGGTGCGTTCAAGTAAGGGTACATATATTAGAAGTTTAGTTTCTGATATTGCAAAAGATCTAGAGACAATAGCTACAGTTTCCCAACTAGAAAGAATTAGTTCTGGTGGATTCTTAATCGAAGATTCAAAAACAATCGAAGAAATAGATGAATCCAATTTAATAGATATGTATGATGCATTAATGGTAAATGAACATCCTCTAGTTGAATATCATAGAGTTAGAGATATAAAACAAGGTAAAGCCATTACATTGACAGGAATTAATTACCCCATAGTTTTTATAATTAATGATAAAAAAGAAGTTATTGCAATTTACAAACATATAGCACACGATTTATATAAATGCCAAAGAGGGTTGTGAGATGAAATACCATTTGATCAGTTAACTGAGGCTGAAAGGAATGGATACTATGATTAA
- a CDS encoding serine hydrolase domain-containing protein — protein MFENLERKINNLIEKNLYPGMVVKIDQDGKEIFHKAFGFNDIKKKIKMEKDTIFPIYSTTKLITVVGAFLLIQEGNLNIDESVSKFYPKFNNDITIRNLMNMTSGVTYNWNAEENKSAIISIEKLIEEDSLTIHEIIDKLSDIPTKIIPGSEWVYGMNTDILGGIIEKVSNLKLSDYLREKIFTPLKMFDTDFKINDLKRKAIKHNLFVNNEENILIPSYDFHWLMPEKLDEVPNCCLGGSGVFSTAKDYNKFLNFLLDGKIDGKVVLEKKYLNEITSNQISHLKDAKVWDFNSDYSYGYSVRVRTKNELYPLTEIGEWGWDGILGNSTLVDPLRKLTMTLMVSVFPANNILIQTEIFEALYKDFSL, from the coding sequence ATGTTTGAAAATTTAGAAAGAAAAATAAATAATTTAATTGAAAAAAATCTTTATCCAGGAATGGTTGTAAAAATAGATCAAGACGGAAAAGAGATTTTTCATAAAGCTTTTGGTTTTAATGATATTAAAAAGAAAATAAAAATGGAAAAGGATACAATATTTCCTATATATTCAACAACAAAATTAATAACTGTAGTTGGAGCATTTCTTTTAATTCAAGAAGGTAATTTGAATATTGATGAAAGTGTATCAAAATTTTATCCTAAATTTAATAATGATATAACAATTAGAAATTTAATGAATATGACTTCTGGTGTTACATATAATTGAAATGCAGAAGAAAATAAAAGTGCAATTATTAGTATAGAGAAATTAATTGAAGAAGATAGTTTAACAATACATGAAATAATTGATAAATTGAGTGATATACCAACCAAGATAATTCCTGGAAGTGAATGAGTTTATGGGATGAACACAGATATACTTGGTGGTATTATTGAAAAGGTAAGTAATTTAAAATTATCTGACTACTTAAGAGAAAAAATATTCACACCTTTAAAAATGTTTGATACAGATTTCAAAATAAATGATTTGAAAAGAAAGGCTATAAAACACAATCTTTTTGTTAATAATGAAGAAAATATTTTGATTCCTTCATATGATTTTCATTGGCTAATGCCTGAAAAATTGGATGAAGTACCAAATTGTTGTTTAGGAGGATCGGGTGTTTTTAGTACAGCGAAAGACTATAATAAATTTTTAAATTTCTTACTTGATGGAAAAATTGATGGTAAAGTTGTACTGGAAAAAAAATACTTAAATGAGATAACTTCAAACCAAATAAGTCATTTAAAAGATGCTAAAGTTTGAGATTTTAATTCAGACTATTCTTATGGATATAGTGTTAGAGTAAGAACAAAAAATGAGTTGTATCCACTAACGGAGATTGGCGAATGGGGATGAGACGGAATTTTAGGTAATTCAACCCTTGTAGATCCTTTAAGAAAGTTAACCATGACTTTAATGGTCTCTGTTTTTCCTGCGAATAATATTTTAATTCAAACAGAGATATTTGAAGCTTTATATAAAGATTTTAGTTTGTAA
- the rpsO gene encoding 30S ribosomal protein S15 encodes MVSKAQIENIVKEYGSNASDTGKAEVQIAILTQDIQNLTEHLNLHKKDITSRRSLLKKVAQRRHLLNFLFKKDVERYKAIIEKLKIRK; translated from the coding sequence ATGGTTTCTAAAGCACAAATTGAAAATATCGTAAAAGAATATGGTTCAAATGCAAGTGATACTGGTAAAGCAGAAGTTCAAATTGCAATTTTAACTCAAGATATTCAAAACTTAACAGAGCACTTAAATTTACATAAAAAAGATATTACTTCTAGAAGAAGTTTATTGAAAAAAGTTGCTCAAAGAAGACACTTATTAAACTTCTTGTTTAAAAAAGATGTTGAAAGATACAAAGCAATTATCGAAAAATTAAAAATTAGAAAATAA